AAGTGGTTGCCGCCAGTAAAAAATGAAATTGAACGGGCCATGCAGTGTGTGGTCCCAGCCGTAAGAAACGGATTAATCAGTAACCTGAAATAGTGAATAAAAACGTGAATACACAACAATTGGCGAAACTGCGTACCTTCGTGCCCGAGATGCATCGTGTCCGGCACATTCACTTTGTTGGCATCGGTGGTGCCGGCATGGGTGGTATCGCCGAAGTGTTGGCAAATGAAGGCTATCAGATCAGTGGTTCCGATCTGGCGCCGAACGCAGTAACACAGCAACTGACTGCTTTGGGCGCGACGATTTATTTTAATCACCGTCCTGAAAACGTGCTGGATGCCAGCGTAGTCGTGGTATCCACGGCGATCTCTTCCGATAACCCGGAAATCGTTGCCGCACGTGAAGCGCGCATACCTGTGATCCGCCGCGCGGAAATGCTCGCTGAGCTGATGCGTTTTCGTCACGGTATCGCCGTGGCAGGTACGCACGGCAAAACGACGACCACAGCGATGGTCACCAGTATTTATGCTGAAGCCGGTCTGGATCCGACATTCGTTAACGGTGGACTGGTCAAAGCTGCGGGTACCCATGCGCGTCTGGGATCAAGCCGTTTTCTGATTGCTGAAGCAGATGAAAGTGATGCGTCGTTCCTGCATCTGCAACCGATGGTGGCGATTGTGACCAACATCGAAGCGGATCATATGGATACGTATCAGGGTGACTTTGAAATCCTGAAGCAGACGTTCATTAATTTCCTGCACAACCTGCCATTCTACGGACGTGCAGTGATGTGCATTGATGATCCGGTGATCCGCGAGCTGATCCCACGCGTGGGCCGTCATATGACGACGTACGGTTTCAGCGAAGACGCGGATGTGATTATCGAAAATTACCGTCAGGTCGGCGCGCAAGGACACTTTACGCTGCGCCGTCAGGACTTGCCGCTGATAAGCGTGACGCTGAATGCGCCGGGTCGTCATAACGCCCTGAATGCCGCGGCCGCAGTAGCCGTTGCGTCAGATGAAGGGATCAGTGATGACGCCATTCTTCGCGCACTGGCAGGTTTCCAGGGTACAGGCCGTCGTTTCGATTTCCTGGGCGAATATGCGCTGGAAAATGTGAACGGCAAAACCGGCAGCGCGATGCTCGTTGATGACTACGGTCATCATCCGACGGAAGTCGATGCGACGATAAAAGCCGCCCGGGCAGGTTGGGCGAATAAGCGCCTGGTGATGATTTTCCAGCCGCACCGTTACACGCGTACCCGTGATTTGTACGACGATTTTGCGAATGTGCTGTCTCAGGTTGATGTGCTGATCATGCTGGATGTTTATCCGGCGGGTGAAGCGCCCATCCCTGGCGCTGACAGCCGCTCTCTGTGCCGCACCATCCGTGCGCGCGGAAAATTGGATCCTATTTTGGTTTCTGATATTGAAGCCGTGCCGGAAAGTCTGGCGCAGATCCTCGAAGGTGACGATTTAGTTCTGGTTCAGGGCGCCGGTAATGTCGGCAGAGTGGCCCGTAAATTGGCTGATCAAAAGCTGCAACCAGTTAAGAAAGGTGAAGAACATCATGTCTGAGAAAGTAGCAGTATTGTTGGGTGGTACTTCCGCAGAACGCGATGTGTCATTACAGTCCGGCGCCGCGGTGCTGGCTGGCTTACGTGAATCAGGCATTGATGCTCACGGCATCGATACCAAAACATTTAATGTGGCGCTTCTTAAAGAAGAAGGCTTCAGCAAAGTCTTTATCGCACTGCACGGTCGCGGCGGTGAAGACGGTACGTTGCAGGGCTTGCTGGAGCAAATCGGTTTGCCTTATACCGGCAGCGGTGTGATGGCGTCTGCGCTGACTATGGATAAATTCCGCACCAAACTGGTGTGGCAGGCGTCAGGTTTACCGGTCGCACCGTTTGTTGTACTGCATCGTTCACAAATTGAAGAAGCAGGGCAGGGCGCTCTGGCGGCAAAAATCGCCGAACTGGGTCTGCCGGTTATCGTCAAACCCAGCCGCGAAGGTTCCAGCGTTGGCATGAGCAAGGTGACTACGGAAAAAGAGTTGCTGCCAGCCCTGCAGGAAGGCTTCCGCCATGACGATAACGTACTGATTGAAAAATGGCTGAGCGGCCCGGAATACACGGTCGCCATCGTGGGTGACGACGTGATGCCCTCCATTCGCATCCAGCCAGCCGGAACATTTTATGACTATCAGGCAAAATATTTGTCTGATGAAACACAGTACTTCTGTCCGAGCGGTTTAAGCGAAGCACAGGAACAACAGCTTTCTGCGCTGGCATTGCAGGCGTATCAGGCGCTCGATTGCAGCGGCTGGGGGCGTGTTGACGTGATGCAAGACAGCGACGGCAGCTTTAACCTGCTGGAAGTAAATACGTCGCCGGGCATGACCAGCCACAGTCTGGTGCCAATGGCAGCCAAACACGCCGGGTTAAGTTTCCCGCAGCTCGTTTCCCGTATTCTGGCACTGGCGGACTGATATGTCTCAAGCCGCCCTGAATACCCGAGAGCGTGAGACGGTCGAAAACAACGGCCGTCGCAGTAACGGTGGCCAGCTGGCTGGGATCGTGTTTCTGTTGTTGGTTGTAGGAACGATTTTATGGAGTGCGTGGGCCGTTGTTGGCTGGATGCAGGATGCGAACCGACTGCCGTTATCCCAGTTAGTGGTTACCGGGGAACGTCATTACACGACCAATGATGATATTCGTCAGGCGATCCTGTCCTTAGGGGCTCCGGGAACGTTCATGACGCAGGATGTAAACGTCATTCAGCAGCAGATTGAGCGTTTACCCTGGATAAAACAGGTCAGCGTCCGTAAGCAATGGCCGAATGAATTGAAGATACACCTGGTGGAGTATGTGCCGGTCGCACACTGGAATGATCTGCATATGGTGGATGCCGAGGGCAAATCATTCAGCATACCCGCCGAACGTGTGGTCAAACAGAAAATGCCGTTGCTTTACGGTCCGGAAGGCAGCGAACAGGATGTTTTGCAGGGCTTTCAAACAATGAGCCAGGCGCTGGCCGCCGGTAAGTTCCAGTTGAAAGCAGTGGCAATGAGTGCGCGTCACTCGTGGCAGTTAACTCTGGATAATGACGTCCGGCTGGAATTGGGGAGAGATGACCGGATGGGGCGTTTACAACGTTTTATCGAGCTCTACCCGCGATTCCAGCAACAGGCAGAGGCCGATAAGAAACGCATCACTTATGTCGATTTACGTTATGACAGCGGTGCGTCGGTAGGTTGGGCGCCAGAGTTTATTGACCAGCAAAACAGTAATCAGCAACAGAATCAGGCACAGGCTAAACAACAATGATCAAGTCGACGGACAGAAAACTGGTAGTTGGGCTGGAGATCGGTACGGCAAAGGTCGCCGCATTGGTGGGGGAAGTTCTGCCCGATGGCATGGTCAATATTATCGGCGTGGGCAGTTGCCCATCCCGTGGCATGGACAAGGGTGGCGTGAATGATCTGGAATCGGTGGTGAAATGCGTACAGCGCGCCATCGATCAGGCTGAACTGATGGCGGATTGCCAGATTTCCTCTGTTTACCTTGCTTTGTCTGGTAAACATATCAGTTGTCAGAATGAAATAGGGATGGTTCCTATTTCAGAAGAGGAAGTCACACAGGAAGATGTAGAGAACGTCGTGCATACCGCAAAATCTGTGCGTGTGCGTGATGAACATCGGGTTCTGCATGTGATCCCTCAGGAATATGCCATTGATTATCAGGAAGGGATCAAAAACCCGGTCGGACTTTCCGGCGTGCGTATGCAGGCTAAAGTTCACCTGATTACCTGCCATAACGATATGGCGAAGAACATTGTTAAAGCGGTAGAACGCTGCGGCTTAAAAGTTGACCAGCTCATTTTTGCCGGTCTGGCAGCCAGTTATGCCGTTCTGACCGAAGATGAGCGTGAATTAGGTGTGTGTGTGGTCGATATTGGTGGCGGAACCATGGATATCGCGGTTTATACCGGCGGCGCACTACGTCATACTAAGGTTATCCCTTATGCAGGGAACGTGGTCACCAGCGACATCGCTTATGCGTTTGGTACACCACCGACCGATGCCGAAGCGATCAAAGTTCGCCACGGTTGTGCATTAGGTTCGATTGTCGGCAAAGACGAAAACGTCGAAGTGCCGAGCGTAGGTGGACGTCCACCACGCAGTCTGCAACGTCAGACACTGGCTGAAGTTATTGAGCCACGTTACACAGAATTGCTGAATTTAGTGAACGACGAAATTTTGCAATTGCAGGAGCAGTTACGCCAGCAAGGCGTAAAACATCATCTGGCCGCCGGTATTGTTCTGACAGGCGGTGCAGCACAAATTGATGGTCTGGCAGCCTGTGCGCAGCGGGTATTCCATACCCAGGTGCGTATCGGGCAACCCCTGAACATCACCGGGCTGACAGATTATGCGCAGGAACCTTACTACTCAACGGCTGTAGGGCTGCTGCACTACGGGAAGGAGTCTCACCTGAGCGGTGAGGCCGAAGTGGAAAAACGCGCCTCAGTGGGCAACTGGTTCAAACGAATCAACAGCTGGCTGAGAAAAGAGTTTTAATGGTTTAACAACGGGATCATGCTGTTAAGGTTTTTGATCCCGACGCGACAGGCACAAAACGGAGAGAAACTATGTTTGAACCTATGGAACTGACCAATGACGCGGTGATTAAAGTCATCGGCGTCGGCGGTGGCGGTGGCAACGCTGTCGAACACATGGTGCGCGAGCGCATCGAAGGTGTTGAATTCTTCGCCGTTAACACCGACGCACAGGCGTTACGTAAAACGGCAGTAGGCCAGACTATTCAGATCGGTAGCGGTATTACCAAGGGTCTGGGTGCTGGTGCGAACCCGGAAGTGGGTCGCAATTCTGCAGAAGAAGACCGTGAAGCCCTGCGCGCTGCGCTTGAAGGTGCTGATATGGTCTTTATCGCAGCGGGCATGGGCGGCGGTACCGGTACCGGTGCAGCGCCAGTGGTTGCTGAAGTAGCTAAAGATTTAGGTATTCTGACCGTTGCTGTCGTGACTAAGCCTTTCAATTTCGAAGGCAAAAAGCGTATGGCATTCGCGGAGCAGGGTATCGCTGAATTGTCCAAACATGTGGACTCCCTGATCACTATCCCGAACGACAAGCTGTTAAAAGTTCTGGGTCGCGGTATCTCTCTGCTGGACGCTTTTGGTGCGGCCAACGACGTGCTGAAAGGCGCGGTGCAGGGTATCGCAGAGCTGATCACCCGTCCGGGTCTGATGAACGTCGACTTCGCTGACGTGCGCACCGTTATGTCTGAAATGGGTTATGCCATGATGGGCTCCGGCGTGGCATGCGGTGAAGACCGTGCTGAAGAAGCGGCTGAAATGGCGATCTCCAGCCCGCTGCTGGAAGATATCGACCTGTCAGGCGCTCGCGGCGTTCTGGTCAACATCACCGCTGGCTTCGACCTGCGTCTGGATGAGTTTGAAACTGTGGGTAACACTATCCGTGCTTTCGCCTCTGACAACGCTACCGTGGTTATTGGTACTTCCCTTGACCCGGAAATGAATGACGAATTGCGCGTCACCGTAGTTGCGACCGGTATTGGCATGGACAAACGTCCTGAAATCACGTTGGTGACCAATAAGCCAGCCGCTCAGCCAGTGATGGATCATCGTTATCAGCAGCACGGGATGTCTCCGCTGCCGCAGGAAACGAAACCCGCTGCTAAAGTGGTCAATGATCAAAGCGCGCAATCTAATAAAGAGCCCGACTATTTGGACATCCCAGCCTTCCTGCGTAAGCAGGCAGACTAGTCCGAATTGTAGGATCTCCGCTCTTTGTGCTAAACTGTCCCGCCGACCTTAAGGTATGCTTAGGTCGGTTGGATGGATAAACATTGCGAGATAAAAACGATGATCAAACAACGTACATTAAAACGTATCGTTCAGGCGACGGGCGTCGGTTTACATACCGGCAAGAAAGTCACCCTGACTCTGCGTCCTGCACCGGCAAATACCGGGGTCATCTATCGTCGCACTGACTTGAATCCACCGGTTGATTTCCCGGCAGATGCAAAATCCGTGCGTGATACCATGCTCTGTACTTGCCTGGTTAATGAGCATGACGTACGTATTTCTACGGTTGAACACCTTAATGCGGCATTAGCTGGCCTGGGCATTGATAACATTGTTATCGAAGTCGATGCGCCTGAAGTGCCGATTATGGACGGTAGTGCGGCACCTTTCGTCTATCTGCTGATGGATGCAGGGATTGAAGAGCTGAACAGCGCCAAGAAATTCTTGCGCATCAAAGAAACCGTGCGTGTTGAAGACGGTGATAAGTGGGCTGAGTTCAAACCATTTAATGGTTTCTCTCTGGACTTCACTATCGACTTCAACCACCCGGCGATCGATTCCAGCTCACAGCGCTACAAAATGAACTTCTCCGCAGAAGCATTTGTTCGCCAAATTAGCCGCGCACGTACTTTTGGTTTTATGCGTGATATCGAGTACCTGCAGTCACGTGGTTTGTGCCTGGGTGGCAGCTTTGATTGCGCTATCGTTGTGGATGATTATCGCGTGCTTAACGAAGATGGCCTGCGTTTTGAAGATGAATTCGTTCGTCACAAAATGCTGGATGCTATCGGTGACCTGTTCATGTGTGGGCATAACATCATTGGTGCGTTTACCGCATTCAAGTCTGGCCACGCGTTGAACAACAAGTTATTGCAAGCGGTATTGGCTAAGCAGGAAGCCTGGGAATTAGTCACCTTCCAGGATGAAGCTGAATTGCCACTGGCTTTTAAAGCGCCTTCCACCGTATTGGCGTAATCGATACTCGTATTACTTATTACGACTGGTCGTTTTGGCACCCTCTCCGGCCAATTCAGCCAGTCGTTCTAATGCCTTTCTCAGTTTTTCCGGGCTACGGCTCGCCAGTCCTCTTAATTCCTCAGCACTTTGCGCACTCAAATGTCTGACAGGCATGGACTCTGAAGCGATTGCTTTATTTTTAATCGCAATCTGCGAAGCATTTTCCATTTTCGACATGAGCGAAGGATTAATCCTGATGTCGATTGATGACAAAGATGGTAGAATTTGCGCTCGAAGTGCAGAGAGTAATGCAGGTTGTTCATAGCGTAGTCGCATCATCCAGCTGGCATTAGCAATCTCGAGTACTAAAACACCCTGTCGATAATTACCGACACGACACCATGGTTGCATGGGCGCCGGTAACAGACCTTTGACTGCGCGGTTGAGTTTTAATAACGCCGCAGCACGCTGTTGAACAATACGCAGCGGGCTTTGCTCTGTAGAAGAAGCGTCATCGAACAGGATATCTAATAATTGTGGGCGACTATCGCGCATGACGGGCTCCGGCGGATTGTAAACTTGTGATTGGCATTCTAAATCGTTGGCGACAATTTGGCAGAAGGTATTTTTGGCCGCATCTCCTTTTGGGGATGGTCGCGGCCAGCCTTGGCGTGTCAACGAACCTGTCGCAAACGGAACTGCCTGCTGTTCCCAATACGTCCTCAAGTCTAAACCGTCTTAACATCAGTAGTACAGGGCTGAGTAATCTTGCATTGCTCCAGGCGAACCGCCGCCCGTCTTTCGGTGTGGATTACTGGCAGCAACATGCGTTGCGCACAGTTATCCGTCATCTCTCTTTTGCTCTGGCTCCGCAGGTGGTTTATACCGTTGCCGCGCCGGAAGTGGTCGCTGAAGAAGCCGGACCATTACACGTTCAGCAACTGGCCCTGCTGGTCACTCTGAATGCTTTACTGACCCATGAATCCAAACCACCGGTTATCATCCGTCAGACGCAACAACCTTTCCTTACCTTCTCTTTACCGC
The Rahnella variigena genome window above contains:
- the secM gene encoding secA translation cis-regulator SecM is translated as MIGILNRWRQFGRRYFWPHLLLGMVAASLGVSTNLSQTELPAVPNTSSSLNRLNISSTGLSNLALLQANRRPSFGVDYWQQHALRTVIRHLSFALAPQVVYTVAAPEVVAEEAGPLHVQQLALLVTLNALLTHESKPPVIIRQTQQPFLTFSLPHQTGLWLAQVQGIRAGPNFLI
- the ftsA gene encoding cell division protein FtsA yields the protein MIKSTDRKLVVGLEIGTAKVAALVGEVLPDGMVNIIGVGSCPSRGMDKGGVNDLESVVKCVQRAIDQAELMADCQISSVYLALSGKHISCQNEIGMVPISEEEVTQEDVENVVHTAKSVRVRDEHRVLHVIPQEYAIDYQEGIKNPVGLSGVRMQAKVHLITCHNDMAKNIVKAVERCGLKVDQLIFAGLAASYAVLTEDERELGVCVVDIGGGTMDIAVYTGGALRHTKVIPYAGNVVTSDIAYAFGTPPTDAEAIKVRHGCALGSIVGKDENVEVPSVGGRPPRSLQRQTLAEVIEPRYTELLNLVNDEILQLQEQLRQQGVKHHLAAGIVLTGGAAQIDGLAACAQRVFHTQVRIGQPLNITGLTDYAQEPYYSTAVGLLHYGKESHLSGEAEVEKRASVGNWFKRINSWLRKEF
- a CDS encoding D-alanine--D-alanine ligase: MSEKVAVLLGGTSAERDVSLQSGAAVLAGLRESGIDAHGIDTKTFNVALLKEEGFSKVFIALHGRGGEDGTLQGLLEQIGLPYTGSGVMASALTMDKFRTKLVWQASGLPVAPFVVLHRSQIEEAGQGALAAKIAELGLPVIVKPSREGSSVGMSKVTTEKELLPALQEGFRHDDNVLIEKWLSGPEYTVAIVGDDVMPSIRIQPAGTFYDYQAKYLSDETQYFCPSGLSEAQEQQLSALALQAYQALDCSGWGRVDVMQDSDGSFNLLEVNTSPGMTSHSLVPMAAKHAGLSFPQLVSRILALAD
- the murC gene encoding UDP-N-acetylmuramate--L-alanine ligase; protein product: MNTQQLAKLRTFVPEMHRVRHIHFVGIGGAGMGGIAEVLANEGYQISGSDLAPNAVTQQLTALGATIYFNHRPENVLDASVVVVSTAISSDNPEIVAAREARIPVIRRAEMLAELMRFRHGIAVAGTHGKTTTTAMVTSIYAEAGLDPTFVNGGLVKAAGTHARLGSSRFLIAEADESDASFLHLQPMVAIVTNIEADHMDTYQGDFEILKQTFINFLHNLPFYGRAVMCIDDPVIRELIPRVGRHMTTYGFSEDADVIIENYRQVGAQGHFTLRRQDLPLISVTLNAPGRHNALNAAAAVAVASDEGISDDAILRALAGFQGTGRRFDFLGEYALENVNGKTGSAMLVDDYGHHPTEVDATIKAARAGWANKRLVMIFQPHRYTRTRDLYDDFANVLSQVDVLIMLDVYPAGEAPIPGADSRSLCRTIRARGKLDPILVSDIEAVPESLAQILEGDDLVLVQGAGNVGRVARKLADQKLQPVKKGEEHHV
- the lpxC gene encoding UDP-3-O-acyl-N-acetylglucosamine deacetylase, with protein sequence MIKQRTLKRIVQATGVGLHTGKKVTLTLRPAPANTGVIYRRTDLNPPVDFPADAKSVRDTMLCTCLVNEHDVRISTVEHLNAALAGLGIDNIVIEVDAPEVPIMDGSAAPFVYLLMDAGIEELNSAKKFLRIKETVRVEDGDKWAEFKPFNGFSLDFTIDFNHPAIDSSSQRYKMNFSAEAFVRQISRARTFGFMRDIEYLQSRGLCLGGSFDCAIVVDDYRVLNEDGLRFEDEFVRHKMLDAIGDLFMCGHNIIGAFTAFKSGHALNNKLLQAVLAKQEAWELVTFQDEAELPLAFKAPSTVLA
- the ftsZ gene encoding cell division protein FtsZ, producing the protein MFEPMELTNDAVIKVIGVGGGGGNAVEHMVRERIEGVEFFAVNTDAQALRKTAVGQTIQIGSGITKGLGAGANPEVGRNSAEEDREALRAALEGADMVFIAAGMGGGTGTGAAPVVAEVAKDLGILTVAVVTKPFNFEGKKRMAFAEQGIAELSKHVDSLITIPNDKLLKVLGRGISLLDAFGAANDVLKGAVQGIAELITRPGLMNVDFADVRTVMSEMGYAMMGSGVACGEDRAEEAAEMAISSPLLEDIDLSGARGVLVNITAGFDLRLDEFETVGNTIRAFASDNATVVIGTSLDPEMNDELRVTVVATGIGMDKRPEITLVTNKPAAQPVMDHRYQQHGMSPLPQETKPAAKVVNDQSAQSNKEPDYLDIPAFLRKQAD
- the ftsQ gene encoding cell division protein FtsQ, with product MSQAALNTRERETVENNGRRSNGGQLAGIVFLLLVVGTILWSAWAVVGWMQDANRLPLSQLVVTGERHYTTNDDIRQAILSLGAPGTFMTQDVNVIQQQIERLPWIKQVSVRKQWPNELKIHLVEYVPVAHWNDLHMVDAEGKSFSIPAERVVKQKMPLLYGPEGSEQDVLQGFQTMSQALAAGKFQLKAVAMSARHSWQLTLDNDVRLELGRDDRMGRLQRFIELYPRFQQQAEADKKRITYVDLRYDSGASVGWAPEFIDQQNSNQQQNQAQAKQQ
- a CDS encoding DUF721 domain-containing protein, coding for MRDSRPQLLDILFDDASSTEQSPLRIVQQRAAALLKLNRAVKGLLPAPMQPWCRVGNYRQGVLVLEIANASWMMRLRYEQPALLSALRAQILPSLSSIDIRINPSLMSKMENASQIAIKNKAIASESMPVRHLSAQSAEELRGLASRSPEKLRKALERLAELAGEGAKTTSRNK